GATATTGCTAAATTTGCCACAATGGCACAAAATAAAAATGATTTATTAAAGATTTTTGCAGTAATTAGTATTTATGAAGGCAAAATAATTGGTATAGGAATGGGAGAAGTTGGTAAATTAACGAGAATAATCGGGGTCGAATTAGGTTCAATTTTAACCTTTGCATCTATGGAGGGCAGGAGCTCCGCACCCGGTCAGGTTGATGTTGTTAAGTTGAAGAAAATATGGGAGCTCCTGAAATAATTATAATATAATTATCTTAAAAATTAAATTTTCTCCTTTTTTTAATCTTTCCACAATTTCACGATTTAAATCATTTGCACTTTTATCCGCATTTATAATCAGCGTTCTCGGACATATAAAATTACTTTTTCTTATTACTATATCGGTTGGATGATTTAAAATTAAATCCTTATGCCCCTTTCCTACTATGGTTTCTTTTAAATCCCCGACAATAATTTCTACAATAATTTTATCGGAGCTCCGAATTTTTTCCCTAATTTCTTCCGAAAAATCAACCATAGATTTATCAATATTTATGCCAACAATGCAATCCCCCGTTGGTGTTAAATAAGGCTCTTTTGTAATTTCCAATGTTGTTTTGTGGGTTGCATTTATATTTTTATGTCCTGTTCCAACTATTGTAATTTCCAATTATATCACCAATTACCAATATTTATATAATCTTAATACTTATATAGTTTATACTTTTTTTATAATTATTTTGTTTATTCATATTTATTGGTAGGTGAGATTATGGAATTAAATAAAATTAGTGATAATAGTTGGGAGCTCCCAAAAACATACAAAAAAGAAATGAAAGTTCCCGGTAGAATTTATTTAAATGATGATTTAATCGGAGGACTTGAAAATGATGTATTGGAACAAGTTGCAAATGTGGCATGTCTTCCGGGTATTCAAAAATATTCAATGGCAATGCCAGATGCTCACTATGGCTATGGGTTTCCAATTGGGGGAGTGGCGGCATTTGATGAAAAAATGGGAGTAATAAGCCCAGGGGGTGTGGGTTTTGATATCAACTGCCTATCAACTGACTCCAACATTTTAACAGATGATGGATATTGGGTAAATATTGAAAGCCTTAAAGAAAATCTTGATTTAAAACTTAAAATATATGATATAAAAGAAGGACAAAATGACTCATCAGATGTAGTTTTTGTCTCCGAAAGAGATGAAGACAATAATATAATAAGAACAAAAACAAACAACGGTAGAATATTGAAAGGTAGTGCAGACCATCCAATTTTAACGCTAAACGGCTATGTCCCAATGGGAATGTTAAAAGAAGAACAAGATGTTGTAGTTTATCCTTTTGAAGGCGTGGAATATGAAGAACCATCTGATGAAGTAATATTAGATGAAAAGAACTTTGCTAAATATGATGCCCAAATAATCAAATATTTAAATGAAAGGAATTTATTACCATTAAAAATGAATCATAAACAAATAGGAGCAATAGCACGATTGTTAGGTTTTGCTCTTGGCGATGGAAGTATTGTTCAGGAAAACGGGGAAAGAAAAAGAATATATCTTGCATTTTATGGGAAAAAAGATGAATTAATAGAGGTTAAAAAGGATTTAGAAAAATTAAGTGTAAAAAGTTCAAAAATATATTCGAGAAATAGGGAAATTAAAATAAAAAATGCATGGGGAAGTGAATATGTTAGCTCATGTAAAGATAATTATATAAAAATAACTTCCAAAGCATTTGCGTTATTTATGCATAAACTTGGAATGCCCATTGGCACAAAAACACATATTGAATACACCATTCCAAAATGGATAAAAAAATCGCCATTATGGGTCAAAAGAAACTTTTTAGCTGGTTTATTTGGTGCAGACGGTAGTAAAATATGTTTTAGAAAATATACTCCAATGCCAATATCATTTACTCAATCAAAATCAGATGTTCTTAAAGATTCTCTCTTAAATTACCTGGCAGATATTAAAAAAATGCTCTCTGAGTTTGGTATATGTAGTATGGTGTATGAGATTAAAGCAGTGGAAAATAAGGTTGTTTATCGACTATCCATAGTAAATGAAAAGAGTATAAAGTTATTTTTGGGGCATATTGGGTATGAATATTCCAAAGATAAAAAAGAAGAGGGATTATTTGCTTATGAATATTTAAAATACAAAGATACAGTCAAAAACATTAGAAAAAACAGTATTGTTAAGGCAATAGATATTTACAGAAAAACTGGAAGTTTATCCAAAGTATGTGATGGTGTAGTTGGCAAATGGGCAAATAAAAAATTTGTGGAAAGAACAATATATGAAAATAGAACAGTCGTAAGAATTCCAAAGAATTTTCCATATTATGAAGAATTTGTAAAAAAGTATGGAGTTGCAGGAGGATTTGTTTTGGATAAAATAAAAGAAATTAAAAAGATTCCATACAATTCAAAGTTGTATGATGTTTCCATACTCCACCAGTCCCATAACTTTATAGCAAATGGGGTTGTGGTTCATAACTGCGGAGTTAGACTGGTAAAAACCAACCTTACAAAAGATGAAGTGCAACCTAAAATGAAGGAGCTCCTAAGTAAGATATTTAAAAATGTTCCATCAGGATTAGGGAGCAAAGGAAAAATTAGAATAAATAAAAATCAAATAGAAGAAGTTCTTGAAGAAGGAGTAAATTGGGCCATAAATAATAACTATGGATGGGAGGAAGATATAAAATATATCGAAGAAAATGGACAAATGAAGGAGGCAGATGCTTCACTTGTATCGGACAGTGCCAAAAAGAGAGGTCTTCCACAGTTAGGTTCATTAGGTAGTGGAAACCACTTTTTAGAAATACAATATATGGATACAGTGTTTGACGAAGAAGTGGCAAAAATATATGGCGTTGAAAAAAATCAGGTTGTAATATTAATACATACAGGTTCAAGAGGTTTGGGGCATCAAATTTGTGCCGATTATCTTAGATATATGGAAAAAGCAGCTAGAAAATACAATATAACTTTACCAGATAGACAACTTGCATGTGCTCCAATAACTTCGGAGGAAGGGCAAAACTACTTTAAGGCAATGAGTTGCGGAGCAAATTATGCTTGGACAAATAGGCAACTTATCACACATTGGATAAGGGAAAGCTTTGAGGACATATTTAAAACTTCGGCGGAAGACCTTGAAATGAATATATTATATGATGTGGCACACAACATTGCAAAGAAAGAAAATCACACAATAAATGGAAAAATGAAAAAAGTAGTAGTTCATAGGAAAGGAGCAACTAGGGCATTTGGACCAGATAATGAGGACATACCAGCAAAATATAATACCGTTGGTCAGCCTGTAATTATACCTGGGGATATGGGGACATCATCTTATTTAATGCATGGAACAAATACCGCAATGGAAGAAACTTTTGGTTCTACGGCACATGGTGCAGGTAGGATAATGAGTAGGGCTAAGGCTTTAAAAATGTATAAATCAGAGGATATAATTAGCGATTTGGGGAAAAAGGGAATATTAGTTATGGCAGATTCAAAAGGTGTTGTAGCAGAGGAATGCCCAGAATCTTATAAAAATATAGAGTTTGTGGCCGATGTAGTTCATAATTCAGGTATATCTTTAAAAGTATGTAAAATGAAACCTATGGGAGTAGTTAAAGGATAATAATATATTATTTTAAATCTTAACTTATGGATTTTCTTTATCCAGATCATTTAATATTTTTTAATTTTACATTATTTATACATTATTTATGATATTTTTTTATATTATTATTTTTATATATTTTTTGGAATATACAATATACAAACTTTTTTAGTGATATTATGAAACTTAAATTAAGTGTTCCACAATGGCATTATAGTATGCTTCTTGACACGGACAGAGTAGCAGTTTTTAAAGAAGCTATTGAGCAAACAGTAAAACCTAATGACATAGTTTATGATTTGGGAACAGGTAGCGGAATATTGGCAATGGTGGCATCTCAAAAGGCAAAAAAAGTTTATGCCTTAGAGCTTGACCCAATAACCTGCATGTATG
The window above is part of the Methanococcus aeolicus Nankai-3 genome. Proteins encoded here:
- a CDS encoding DUF371 domain-containing protein — encoded protein: MEITIVGTGHKNINATHKTTLEITKEPYLTPTGDCIVGINIDKSMVDFSEEIREKIRSSDKIIVEIIVGDLKETIVGKGHKDLILNHPTDIVIRKSNFICPRTLIINADKSANDLNREIVERLKKGENLIFKIIIL
- a CDS encoding intein-containing RctB family protein; this encodes MELNKISDNSWELPKTYKKEMKVPGRIYLNDDLIGGLENDVLEQVANVACLPGIQKYSMAMPDAHYGYGFPIGGVAAFDEKMGVISPGGVGFDINCLSTDSNILTDDGYWVNIESLKENLDLKLKIYDIKEGQNDSSDVVFVSERDEDNNIIRTKTNNGRILKGSADHPILTLNGYVPMGMLKEEQDVVVYPFEGVEYEEPSDEVILDEKNFAKYDAQIIKYLNERNLLPLKMNHKQIGAIARLLGFALGDGSIVQENGERKRIYLAFYGKKDELIEVKKDLEKLSVKSSKIYSRNREIKIKNAWGSEYVSSCKDNYIKITSKAFALFMHKLGMPIGTKTHIEYTIPKWIKKSPLWVKRNFLAGLFGADGSKICFRKYTPMPISFTQSKSDVLKDSLLNYLADIKKMLSEFGICSMVYEIKAVENKVVYRLSIVNEKSIKLFLGHIGYEYSKDKKEEGLFAYEYLKYKDTVKNIRKNSIVKAIDIYRKTGSLSKVCDGVVGKWANKKFVERTIYENRTVVRIPKNFPYYEEFVKKYGVAGGFVLDKIKEIKKIPYNSKLYDVSILHQSHNFIANGVVVHNCGVRLVKTNLTKDEVQPKMKELLSKIFKNVPSGLGSKGKIRINKNQIEEVLEEGVNWAINNNYGWEEDIKYIEENGQMKEADASLVSDSAKKRGLPQLGSLGSGNHFLEIQYMDTVFDEEVAKIYGVEKNQVVILIHTGSRGLGHQICADYLRYMEKAARKYNITLPDRQLACAPITSEEGQNYFKAMSCGANYAWTNRQLITHWIRESFEDIFKTSAEDLEMNILYDVAHNIAKKENHTINGKMKKVVVHRKGATRAFGPDNEDIPAKYNTVGQPVIIPGDMGTSSYLMHGTNTAMEETFGSTAHGAGRIMSRAKALKMYKSEDIISDLGKKGILVMADSKGVVAEECPESYKNIEFVADVVHNSGISLKVCKMKPMGVVKG